From Maylandia zebra isolate NMK-2024a linkage group LG11, Mzebra_GT3a, whole genome shotgun sequence, one genomic window encodes:
- the si:ch211-105c13.3 gene encoding protein S100-A16 translates to MESAIKTLVTTFVKSSRGKENLDSKSFQKLVEKNLSGVMEDASNSSAVKEMQRGLDENSDGKVSFEEYLTLIGYLANSMSQRKTESNPDSS, encoded by the exons ATGGAGTCCGCTATTAAGACGTTGGTGACCACGTTTGTTAAATCTTCCAGGGGGAAGGAGAACCTAGACAGCAAATCTTTCCAGAAACTGGTGGAGAAAAACCTCAGTGGTGTCATGGAA GATGCAAGCAACTCCTCTGCTGTTAAGGAGATGCAGAGGGGACTGGATGAAAACAGCGATGGAAAGGTCAGCTTCGAGGAATACCTTACCCTGATAGGTTACTTGGCTAACTCCATGAGTCAGCGCAAGACTGAAAGCAATCCAGATTCATCGTAG
- the s100t gene encoding S100 calcium binding protein T: protein MSLPNSENASTLENAMQLMIQTFHKYSGNDGDKYTLSKVELKEMLTKELGSYLGNAQDKEAVEKIMGDLDSNNDGEVDFTEFIILVGALTVACNDFFLEYNDKQEKK, encoded by the exons ATGTCTTTGCCTAACTCTGAGAATGCTTCCACCCTGGAGAATGCCATGCAGCTCATGATCCAGACCTTCCATAAGTACTCTGGAAATGACGGGGACAAATATACACTGAGCAAGGTTGAGCTCAAAGAAATGCTTACCAAAGAGCTTGGCAGCTATCTGGGG AATGCCCAGGATAAGGAAGCTGTGGAGAAGATTATGGGAGACCTGGATTCCAACAATGATGGAGAGGTAGATTTTACAGAGTTCATCATTTTGGTTGGAGCTCTCACTGTGGCCTGTAACGACTTCTTCCTGGAGTACAATGACAAGCAAGAGAAGAAGTGA